One Elaeis guineensis isolate ETL-2024a chromosome 10, EG11, whole genome shotgun sequence genomic window carries:
- the LOC105059876 gene encoding uncharacterized protein isoform X3, protein METRMAWCFVILFISLINVDARHKVESMSVNEETLGKAAKISSTMKLLEEIGILSSEVCHILPADLEAKCLETSRTYLHQTNLLFQGPSHEESHCNNTELCTDEDKSLIGIDIFMEEKILVKMLDERGCVACRRFAKELMTKLKQPKAKTKMMEVLIEYCEEVEEDEQLCKEIVYKYAPRVLSKLEKTKPSDLCRRMSMCVEEINM, encoded by the exons ATGGAAACAAGAATGGCATGGTGCTTTGTGATCCTATTCATTTCATTGATAAATGTGGATGCAAGGCATAAGGTTGAGTCCATGTCAGTGAACGAAG AAACTTTAGGAAAAGCTGCGAAAATCTCAAGCACTATGAAATTGCTTGAAGAAATTGGCATACTTTCGAGTGAAGTATGTCACATTCTGCCTGCTGATTTAGAAGCTAAG TGTCTAGAGACATCAAGGACTTATCTTCATCAAACTAACTTGCTGTTCCAAGGACCATCCCATGAAGAAAGCCACTGCAACAACACAGAGTTATGCACTGATGAAGACAAGTCTCTAATTGGAATTGATATTTTTATGGAGGAAAAGATCCTTGTGAAg ATGCTCGATGAGAGAGGATGTGTTGCATGCCGTAGGTTTGCCAAGGAGCTGATGACAAAGTTAAAACAACCTAAAGCAAAG ACGAAGATGATGGAGGTTCTTATTGAGTATTGTGAGGAAGTGGAGGAAGATGAACAATTA TGCAAGGAAATAGTTTATAAATATGCTCCTCGAGTTCTATCTAAACTTGAGAAGACGAAGCCCTCAGACTTGTGCCGAAGGATGAGCATGTGTGTTGAAGAGATAAACATGTGA
- the LOC105059876 gene encoding uncharacterized protein isoform X2, which translates to MTNMVRMETRMAWCFVILFISLINVDARHKVESMSVNEGKAAKISSTMKLLEEIGILSSEVCHILPADLEAKCLETSRTYLHQTNLLFQGPSHEESHCNNTELCTDEDKSLIGIDIFMEEKILVKMLDERGCVACRRFAKELMTKLKQPKAKTKMMEVLIEYCEEVEEDEQLCKEIVYKYAPRVLSKLEKTKPSDLCRRMSMCVEEINM; encoded by the exons ATGACAAATATG GTAAGAATGGAAACAAGAATGGCATGGTGCTTTGTGATCCTATTCATTTCATTGATAAATGTGGATGCAAGGCATAAGGTTGAGTCCATGTCAGTGAACGAAG GAAAAGCTGCGAAAATCTCAAGCACTATGAAATTGCTTGAAGAAATTGGCATACTTTCGAGTGAAGTATGTCACATTCTGCCTGCTGATTTAGAAGCTAAG TGTCTAGAGACATCAAGGACTTATCTTCATCAAACTAACTTGCTGTTCCAAGGACCATCCCATGAAGAAAGCCACTGCAACAACACAGAGTTATGCACTGATGAAGACAAGTCTCTAATTGGAATTGATATTTTTATGGAGGAAAAGATCCTTGTGAAg ATGCTCGATGAGAGAGGATGTGTTGCATGCCGTAGGTTTGCCAAGGAGCTGATGACAAAGTTAAAACAACCTAAAGCAAAG ACGAAGATGATGGAGGTTCTTATTGAGTATTGTGAGGAAGTGGAGGAAGATGAACAATTA TGCAAGGAAATAGTTTATAAATATGCTCCTCGAGTTCTATCTAAACTTGAGAAGACGAAGCCCTCAGACTTGTGCCGAAGGATGAGCATGTGTGTTGAAGAGATAAACATGTGA
- the LOC105059876 gene encoding uncharacterized protein isoform X4, giving the protein METRMAWCFVILFISLINVDARHKVESMSVNEGKAAKISSTMKLLEEIGILSSEVCHILPADLEAKCLETSRTYLHQTNLLFQGPSHEESHCNNTELCTDEDKSLIGIDIFMEEKILVKMLDERGCVACRRFAKELMTKLKQPKAKTKMMEVLIEYCEEVEEDEQLCKEIVYKYAPRVLSKLEKTKPSDLCRRMSMCVEEINM; this is encoded by the exons ATGGAAACAAGAATGGCATGGTGCTTTGTGATCCTATTCATTTCATTGATAAATGTGGATGCAAGGCATAAGGTTGAGTCCATGTCAGTGAACGAAG GAAAAGCTGCGAAAATCTCAAGCACTATGAAATTGCTTGAAGAAATTGGCATACTTTCGAGTGAAGTATGTCACATTCTGCCTGCTGATTTAGAAGCTAAG TGTCTAGAGACATCAAGGACTTATCTTCATCAAACTAACTTGCTGTTCCAAGGACCATCCCATGAAGAAAGCCACTGCAACAACACAGAGTTATGCACTGATGAAGACAAGTCTCTAATTGGAATTGATATTTTTATGGAGGAAAAGATCCTTGTGAAg ATGCTCGATGAGAGAGGATGTGTTGCATGCCGTAGGTTTGCCAAGGAGCTGATGACAAAGTTAAAACAACCTAAAGCAAAG ACGAAGATGATGGAGGTTCTTATTGAGTATTGTGAGGAAGTGGAGGAAGATGAACAATTA TGCAAGGAAATAGTTTATAAATATGCTCCTCGAGTTCTATCTAAACTTGAGAAGACGAAGCCCTCAGACTTGTGCCGAAGGATGAGCATGTGTGTTGAAGAGATAAACATGTGA
- the LOC105059876 gene encoding uncharacterized protein isoform X1 produces MTNMVRMETRMAWCFVILFISLINVDARHKVESMSVNEETLGKAAKISSTMKLLEEIGILSSEVCHILPADLEAKCLETSRTYLHQTNLLFQGPSHEESHCNNTELCTDEDKSLIGIDIFMEEKILVKMLDERGCVACRRFAKELMTKLKQPKAKTKMMEVLIEYCEEVEEDEQLCKEIVYKYAPRVLSKLEKTKPSDLCRRMSMCVEEINM; encoded by the exons ATGACAAATATG GTAAGAATGGAAACAAGAATGGCATGGTGCTTTGTGATCCTATTCATTTCATTGATAAATGTGGATGCAAGGCATAAGGTTGAGTCCATGTCAGTGAACGAAG AAACTTTAGGAAAAGCTGCGAAAATCTCAAGCACTATGAAATTGCTTGAAGAAATTGGCATACTTTCGAGTGAAGTATGTCACATTCTGCCTGCTGATTTAGAAGCTAAG TGTCTAGAGACATCAAGGACTTATCTTCATCAAACTAACTTGCTGTTCCAAGGACCATCCCATGAAGAAAGCCACTGCAACAACACAGAGTTATGCACTGATGAAGACAAGTCTCTAATTGGAATTGATATTTTTATGGAGGAAAAGATCCTTGTGAAg ATGCTCGATGAGAGAGGATGTGTTGCATGCCGTAGGTTTGCCAAGGAGCTGATGACAAAGTTAAAACAACCTAAAGCAAAG ACGAAGATGATGGAGGTTCTTATTGAGTATTGTGAGGAAGTGGAGGAAGATGAACAATTA TGCAAGGAAATAGTTTATAAATATGCTCCTCGAGTTCTATCTAAACTTGAGAAGACGAAGCCCTCAGACTTGTGCCGAAGGATGAGCATGTGTGTTGAAGAGATAAACATGTGA